One window from the genome of Hippocampus zosterae strain Florida chromosome 7, ASM2543408v3, whole genome shotgun sequence encodes:
- the kansl1a gene encoding KAT8 regulatory NSL complex subunit 1, with the protein MAAMAPALTDAPAEAHHIRFKLAAPSSSLSPASADNHANASNILIHAGGPPKCKVAPEDACPLDDQQQKPSPQGDSLSKLQPLVASYLCSDVTPVPSTKESITLQGVLIKQSVLKSHRILPGSLLNGGDFLLRKRHTIELSGGQLKSLMSGSANGGGQPVAPVNGLAKKLAAVSGSGCAMAAVNGDKPAVPAQSHASDADGRPAHLAVKGTLNRKRSPGVCPNAQPSAPSPFSNDNHGPSQEVDSERGGPSPEQSDRERPGCSRRGSPSRASPSDTPDVQVGERARLNGTRQAEIEGRLRRLRKRLQVVQAKQVERHVQQQLGSFLDSATSRLLAGGRKDHAAASASGSSAWRTGRHSAASNRDSLARFLKSGSVPLELERLYLSGSANLRSVEKAFDSDVTESSSGGDSDLEEEELNRVDVEQRHVKIWKRAESRYTLERAAIISHWNWLQAHISDLEYRIRQQTDIFRQIRASKGTVELGGVGPQEAKTEPASSQESSSECAEHVVTAEPWNAQNGQPVNGVLSRVGESVDGKHQQTTTDGTCVAARTRPLIGWRRRRLIQPNTVANLTGKASRSGCACRVNPSCVMCGGRPVPREDPQFHLPVLERLSRLDLGIHPILSFPDDVGVGLRVQQAMKSCWSGRLLERSKPVKKFSLKHKLSSSKEKHKFASSLMAVRLSHYKSRADKSRAPEAAACKTERLHGASAPPGPYDKNYSRKRLREPSLDRNDSSPKFFLESGGGGAAPCPALAGVHSPVARQLSTCSDNAAPLGAAGTPLQPIKRRRGESSFDINNIVIPMSVAATTRVEKLQYKEILTPSWRAVDVLSQPTVPEENEREVEDLSDAAFVQLHQPYEDQERSRWTWMALAPAKRRGSRSYKSLDGRTTPLLGGTNPPTPQPASPEPSHYPALHDYGYMPSPLSPPSPDTPCSRDSHRLMSSEDTRCSTPDFAFEERTVAPWERRNFPLAEDPAPEPEADGERARPRVRSLSGCRAFGRPDSDDGEPSCCHDDEDDDDDDDDDAAPAAGPRRL; encoded by the exons CCCCCCCAAGTGTAAGGTGGCCCCCGAAGACGCGTGTCCCCTCGACGATCAGCAGCAAAAGCCGTCGCCCCAGGGGGACTCCCTGAGCAAACTCCAGCCCCTGGTGGCATCCTACCTTTGCTCTGATGTGACCCCCGTGCCCTCAACCAAAGAGTCCATCACGCTGCAAGGGGTCCTCATCAAACAGTCGGTCTTGAAAAGTCACAGAATCCTGCCCGGCTCGCTGCTCAACGGCGGAGACTTCCTGTTGAGGAAGCGGCACACCATTGAACTTTCCGGAGGCCAGCTCAAAAGCCTGATGAGCGGCAGCGCCAACGGCGGGGGCCAGCCCGTGGCGCCCGTCAACGGCCTGGCCAAGAAACTGGCCGCCGTGTCCGGTTCCGGCTGCGCGATGGCGGCCGTCAACGGGGATAAGCCTGCGGTCCCCGCGCAGTCGCACGCATCGGACGCCGACGGCCGGCCGGCTCACCTTGCCGTCAAAGGAACCCTTAACCGCAAGCGTTCTCCGGGAGTTTGTCCGAACGCGCAACCCTCGGCGCCGTCGCCCTTTTCCAATGACAACCACGGCCCCAGCCAAGAAGTGGATTCGGAGCGTGGCGGCCCAAGTCCCGAGCAGTCGGACCGGGAGAGGCCGGGCTGCAGCCGGCGCGGCTCCCCGTCCCGCGCTTCCCCTTCGGACACGCCGGACGTTCAAGTGGGGGAGCGCGCGCGGCTCAACGGCACCCGGCAGGCGGAAATTGAAGGCCGCCTGCGACGGCTGCGAAAGCGCCTGCAGGTGGTCCAGGCCAAGCAGGTGGAGCGCCACGTTCAGCAGCAGCTGGGCAGCTTCTTGGACTCCGCCACCAGTCGCCTGCTGGCCGGCGGCCGCAAGGACCACGCCGCCGCCTCGGCCTCCGGCTCGTCGGCGTGGAGGACGGGACGCCACTCGGCGGCGAGCAACAGAGACAGCCTGGCCCGCTTCCTGAAGAGCGGCTCGGTGCCGCTGGAACTGGAGCGGTTGTACCTGAGCGGTTCGGCCAACCTGCGCTCGGTGGAGAAAGCCTTCGACTCGGACGTGACGGAGAGCAGTTCCGGCGGCGACTCGgacttggaggaggaggagctcaaCAGGGTGGACGTGGAGCAGCGCCATGTCAAAAT ATGGAAGCGCGCCGAGAGTCGCTACACGCTGGAGAGGGCGGCCATCATCAGTCACTGGAACTGGCTGCAGGCTCACATCTCCGACTTGGAGTACCGCATCCGACAGCAGACGGACATCTTCAGGCAGATCCGCGCCAGCAAG GGCACAGTGGAGCTGGGAGGTGTCGGGCCTCAAGAAGCCAAGACGGAGCCTGCCAGCTCTCAG GAATCGTCTTCAGAGTGCGCGGAGCACGTCGTCACCGCAGAACCCTGGAACGCTCAAAACGGCCAGCCGGTCAACGGCGTCCTCAGCAG GGTGGGCGAGAGCGTGGACGGCAAGCACCAGCAGACGACGACGGACGGCACGTGCGTGGCGGCGCGTACGCgacctctgattggctggaggCGGCGGAGGCTCATCCAGCCCAACACGGTGGCCAACCTGACGGGAAAG GCGTCTCGGAGCGGCTGCGCGTGCCGAGTCAACCCCAGCTGCGTGATGTGCGGCGGCCGGCCCGTCCCCCGAGAGGACCCCCAGTTCCACTTGCCCGTCCTGGAGCGCCTGTCCAGACTGGATCTCGGCATCCACCCCATCCTGTCCTTCCCAGACG ATGTGGGCGTGGGCCTTCGCGTGCAGCAGGCCATGAAGAGCTGCTGGAGCGGCCGGTTGCTGGAGAGGAGCAAGCCCGTCAAGAAGTTCTCGCTCAAACACAAGCTGTCGTCATCCAAAGAGAAGCACAAGTTCGCCAGCTCGCTCATGGCAGTCA GGCTGAGCCATTACAAGAGTCGAGCCGACAAATCGAGGGCGCCGGAGGCCGCCGCCTGCAAGACGGAGCGACTGCACGGTGCGTCGGCGCCTCCCGGACCCTACGACAAAAACTACAGCCGGAAGAGATTACGAGAGCCCTCGTTGGACCGGAACGACT CCTCTCCGAAATTCTTCCTGGagtcgggcggcggcggcgcggcccCTTGCCCGGCGCTGGCCGGCGTCCACAGCCCCGTCGCACGACAGCTGTCCACATGCTCGGACAACGCCGCGCCGCTGGGCGCCGCCGGCACACCT CTGCAGCCCATCAAGAGGAGGCGCGGCGAAAGCTCCTTCGACATCAACAACATCGTGATTCCCATGTCGGTGGCCGCCACCACGCGAGTGGAGAAGCTGCAGTATAAGGAGATCCTCACGCCCag CTGGCGAGCCGTAGATGTCCTGTCGCAGCCGACGGTGCCGGAAGAGAATGAGCGCGAG gtGGAGGACTTGTCGGACGCGGCCTTTGTTCAGCTGCACCAGCCGTATGAGGACCAGGAGCGTTCTCGCTGGACCTGGATGGCCTTGGCGCCGGCCAAGCGGAGGGGCAGCAG GTCGTACAAGTCACTGGACGGGCGCACCACGCCGCTGTTGGGCGGCAccaaccccccgaccccccagcCGGCGTCCCCCGAGCCCAGCCACTACCCCGCGCTACACGACTACGGCTACATGCCCTCGCCCCTCAGCCCCCCCAGCCCCGATACGCCCTGCTCGCGTGACTCGCACCGCCTCATGTCCAGCGAGGATACTCGATGTTCCACGCCCGACTTTGCCTTTGAGGAGAGG ACGGTGGCGCCATGGGAGCGGCGCAATTTCCCACTGGCCGAAGACCCGGCGCCGGAGCCCGAGGCGGACGGCGAGCGCGCCAGGCCCAGAGTGCGAAGCCTGTCGGGATGCCGTGCATTCGGCCGGCCCGACTCGGACGATGGCGAGCCTTCTTGTTGCCACGAcgacgaagacgacgacgatgatgacgacgacgacgctgCGCCTGCCGCCGGCCCCAGGCGACTGTGA